A genome region from Corynebacterium uberis includes the following:
- a CDS encoding DHA2 family efflux MFS transporter permease subunit, producing MSANYRALMALCVGFFIILIDQTIVAVATPHLIADFDASLTAVVWVTSVYLLCFAVPLLFTGRLGDRYGQRNIYRIGMAVFIVASVVCGCATSVAMLIAGRALQGLGAAILTPQTMSVINRIFPRESRGAALGVWGAVAGLAALVGPVIGGVIVATVGWHWIFFINVPLGLLSLALVTAWVPKMPRTARAIDPVSVAVSLVGLFAFTFGLQQGEDFGWAWWIWALFGVGLGAFVLFVWLQATAQARGTEALVPLELFAHRNFSLGAASISTMGFTVSSQMLPIMIYLQTAKGLDAQQAGLLMVPMAVASGVLSPFVGRASDKVAPRALSVSGFGAMALGLTVLGIGMLRGAGLVEFCLGVVIMGVGSALVWAPNSATAMRDVPVELMGAASGVYNTTRQLGSVTGAAAIGVTMQMASERFSVGPAMGITMFVPAFMLVIGMILVSFFRGGAPVAQ from the coding sequence ATGAGCGCCAACTATCGCGCCCTGATGGCGCTGTGCGTGGGGTTTTTTATCATCCTCATCGACCAGACCATCGTGGCGGTGGCCACCCCGCACCTCATCGCGGACTTTGACGCCTCGCTCACCGCCGTGGTGTGGGTGACCAGCGTCTACCTGCTGTGCTTTGCCGTGCCGCTGCTGTTTACGGGCCGGCTCGGTGACCGCTACGGGCAGCGCAACATCTACCGAATCGGCATGGCGGTGTTCATTGTCGCATCGGTGGTGTGCGGCTGCGCCACCTCCGTAGCCATGCTCATCGCCGGGCGTGCGCTCCAGGGCCTGGGTGCGGCGATTCTCACCCCGCAGACCATGAGCGTGATCAACCGCATCTTCCCGCGCGAGTCGCGCGGCGCGGCGCTCGGCGTGTGGGGGGCGGTCGCCGGGTTGGCCGCCCTGGTGGGCCCGGTCATCGGCGGGGTCATCGTGGCTACCGTGGGTTGGCACTGGATCTTCTTTATCAACGTCCCGCTCGGCCTACTCAGCCTGGCGCTGGTTACCGCGTGGGTACCCAAGATGCCGCGCACCGCCCGCGCCATCGATCCTGTCAGCGTGGCTGTGTCCCTGGTGGGCCTGTTCGCCTTTACCTTTGGGCTACAGCAGGGGGAGGATTTTGGTTGGGCGTGGTGGATTTGGGCGCTCTTCGGCGTGGGATTGGGCGCTTTTGTGCTGTTCGTGTGGCTGCAGGCCACCGCGCAGGCGCGGGGGACGGAGGCGCTGGTGCCCCTGGAGTTGTTTGCGCATCGGAACTTTTCGCTGGGGGCGGCGTCGATTAGCACCATGGGCTTTACGGTCTCCTCCCAGATGCTGCCCATCATGATCTACCTGCAGACGGCCAAGGGTTTAGATGCCCAGCAGGCCGGGCTGCTCATGGTTCCCATGGCCGTGGCCTCGGGGGTGCTCTCGCCGTTTGTGGGGCGGGCCAGTGACAAGGTCGCGCCGCGGGCGCTATCCGTGAGCGGCTTTGGTGCCATGGCTCTCGGCCTGACGGTGCTGGGGATAGGCATGCTACGCGGGGCGGGGCTGGTGGAGTTTTGCCTCGGCGTGGTGATTATGGGCGTGGGCTCCGCGCTGGTGTGGGCGCCCAACTCGGCGACAGCCATGCGCGACGTTCCGGTGGAGCTGATGGGGGCGGCCTCTGGGGTGTACAACACCACCCGGCAGTTGGGTTCGGTCACCGGGGCGGCGGCTATTGGTGTGACCATGCAGATGGCCTCGGAGAGGTTCAGCGTCGGCCCGGCGATGGGAATTACCATGTTTGTTCCCGCGTTTATGCTGGTTATTGGCATGATCCTGGTGAGCTTCTTCCGCGGAGGCGCGCCCGTGGCACAGTAG
- a CDS encoding 6-phosphofructokinase, whose translation MRIATLTSGGDCPGLNAVIRGIVRTASSEFGSTVVGYEDGWVGLMEDRRVQLYDDEKIDKILLRGGTILGTGRLHPDKFKSGLDQIKANLADAGVDALIPIGGEGTLKGAKWLSDNGIPVVGVPKTIDNDVNGTDFTFGFDTAVAVATDAVDRLHTTAESHNRVMIVEVMGRHVGWIALHAGMAGGAHYTVIPEVPFDIADICKAMERRFQMGEKYGIIVVAEGALPKEGTMEMREGEVDQFGHKTFTGMGQQIADEVHRRLGHDVRTTVLGHIQRGGTPTAFDRVLATRYGVRAARACHEGQFGKTVALHGEHIEMIPLEEAVGTLKAVPMDRYLTAQAMFG comes from the coding sequence ATGCGCATTGCCACATTGACCTCCGGAGGTGACTGCCCGGGACTCAACGCCGTCATCCGGGGCATCGTCCGCACCGCCAGCTCTGAATTCGGATCCACCGTCGTGGGCTATGAGGACGGCTGGGTGGGTCTCATGGAGGACCGCCGCGTCCAGCTCTATGACGATGAGAAGATTGACAAGATCCTGCTGCGCGGCGGCACCATTCTGGGCACCGGACGCCTCCACCCGGACAAGTTCAAAAGCGGGCTGGACCAGATCAAGGCCAACCTGGCGGACGCCGGGGTGGATGCCCTGATCCCCATCGGCGGTGAGGGCACGCTCAAGGGCGCGAAGTGGCTGTCCGATAACGGCATCCCCGTCGTCGGCGTGCCCAAGACCATTGACAATGACGTCAACGGCACCGACTTTACTTTCGGCTTTGACACCGCCGTGGCCGTGGCCACCGACGCCGTGGATCGCCTGCACACCACCGCCGAATCCCACAACCGCGTGATGATCGTGGAGGTCATGGGCCGCCACGTCGGCTGGATCGCCCTGCACGCAGGCATGGCCGGCGGCGCCCACTACACCGTCATCCCCGAGGTGCCCTTCGACATCGCCGACATCTGCAAGGCCATGGAGCGCCGCTTCCAGATGGGTGAAAAGTACGGCATCATCGTCGTCGCCGAGGGCGCCCTGCCCAAGGAAGGCACCATGGAGATGCGCGAAGGCGAGGTGGATCAGTTCGGCCACAAGACCTTCACCGGCATGGGCCAGCAGATCGCCGACGAGGTCCACCGCCGCCTGGGCCATGACGTGCGCACCACCGTGCTGGGCCACATCCAGCGCGGCGGCACACCCACCGCTTTCGACCGCGTGCTGGCCACCCGCTACGGGGTGCGCGCGGCGCGGGCCTGCCACGAGGGCCAGTTTGGCAAGACCGTGGCCCTGCACGGCGAGCACATTGAGATGATCCCCCTGGAGGAGGCCGTGGGCACCCTCAAGGCCGTGCCCATGGACCGTTACCTCACCGCGCAAGCGATGTTCGGATAA
- a CDS encoding bile acid:sodium symporter family protein, translated as MDNRGAYIAALGFPVLVIIGGIVGFTLPDAALTLKPATNYLLGVIMFGMGLTLRPVDFVLVAKRPLPVLIGVVAQYVIMPSLAMAVVWLLRLPAEIAAGVILVGCAPGGTSSNVVSYLARGDVALSVTMTSISTLLAPLLTPLLTLWLAGRYMPLDAAAMAISIVQVVLVPVVAGLVVRVVAKDAVARILGALPWISVLAISTIVAIVVAGSKASIVSAGITVLVAVMLHNVAGYLLGYAAGRVTGQPVAARRTMAIEVGMQNSGLAAGLAAQYFSPLSALPAAVFSVWHNLSGAVLAALCRSADRRAEVTAQ; from the coding sequence ATGGACAATCGGGGCGCCTACATTGCGGCGCTGGGCTTTCCCGTTCTGGTGATCATCGGCGGCATTGTGGGCTTCACGCTTCCCGACGCCGCCCTCACCCTCAAGCCGGCCACCAACTACTTGTTGGGGGTCATCATGTTCGGCATGGGTCTAACCCTGCGGCCGGTGGACTTTGTGCTGGTGGCCAAGCGTCCCCTTCCGGTGCTCATCGGGGTGGTGGCCCAATACGTGATCATGCCCAGCCTGGCCATGGCGGTGGTGTGGTTGCTGCGCCTGCCTGCTGAGATCGCCGCCGGCGTCATCCTGGTCGGCTGTGCCCCTGGAGGCACCAGCTCGAACGTGGTGTCCTACCTGGCGCGCGGTGACGTGGCACTCTCGGTGACAATGACGTCTATTTCCACCCTGCTGGCCCCGCTGCTGACCCCCTTGCTCACGTTGTGGCTGGCTGGGCGCTACATGCCTCTCGACGCCGCGGCCATGGCCATCTCCATCGTTCAGGTGGTGCTCGTGCCCGTGGTCGCCGGGCTGGTTGTCCGCGTGGTGGCCAAGGACGCCGTGGCGCGCATCCTCGGGGCGTTGCCGTGGATCTCTGTCCTGGCGATATCCACCATTGTGGCCATCGTGGTCGCCGGGTCCAAGGCCTCCATTGTCAGCGCTGGTATCACGGTGCTGGTGGCCGTGATGCTCCACAACGTGGCTGGTTACCTCCTGGGCTATGCGGCCGGGCGGGTGACCGGTCAACCGGTAGCCGCGCGGCGCACCATGGCCATCGAGGTCGGCATGCAAAACTCGGGGCTAGCCGCGGGCCTGGCCGCCCAGTACTTTTCGCCGCTATCGGCGCTTCCCGCCGCGGTGTTCTCGGTGTGGCACAACCTGTCCGGGGCGGTGCTCGCTGCGCTGTGTCGGTCAGCTGACAGGCGTGCTGAGGTCACTGCACAGTAA
- a CDS encoding ATP-binding cassette domain-containing protein encodes MQTVVEVKDLSFQYSHGRPVLKGANCAFGDGLSVILGANGAGKSTLMGLLAGELKVQGGSIALNQDRARSVSAVGWVPQRSVFDPAQRLEDFVSSVGWLRGLSRKKASAAAKDALATVGLGDRSRDKLKDLLGVCSVVQS; translated from the coding sequence ATGCAAACTGTGGTTGAGGTTAAAGATCTCAGCTTCCAGTATTCGCATGGGCGTCCCGTCCTCAAAGGTGCGAATTGTGCTTTTGGGGACGGGTTGTCTGTGATTCTGGGAGCTAATGGAGCGGGCAAGAGCACGTTGATGGGCTTGCTTGCTGGTGAGTTAAAGGTTCAGGGTGGATCTATAGCACTGAACCAGGATCGTGCGAGATCTGTGTCCGCAGTGGGGTGGGTGCCGCAGCGTAGTGTGTTCGATCCGGCGCAGCGGCTTGAGGATTTTGTCTCATCCGTGGGCTGGCTTCGGGGCTTAAGCCGGAAGAAAGCCAGTGCTGCCGCTAAGGATGCGCTGGCTACGGTGGGTCTGGGGGACCGTAGTAGGGATAAGCTGAAAGACCTTTTGGGGGTATGCAGCGTCGTGCAATCATAG
- the gatB gene encoding Asp-tRNA(Asn)/Glu-tRNA(Gln) amidotransferase subunit GatB — protein MTAAMYDLMDFDEVLEKFDPVMGLEVHVELATETKMFSTSSAHFGAEPNSNVDPVSLGLPGALPVVNAKGVEWAIKIGLALNCQIAESSRFARKNYFYPDQPKNYQISQYDEPIAHDGYLDVVLDDGTPWRVEIERAHMEEDTGKLTHIGGADGRIQGATRSLVDCNRAGIPLIEIVTKPIEGAGARAPEVARAYVTALRELVKALGVSDARMDQGSMRVDSNLSLRPVGTTEFGTRTETKNINSLKSVEQAVRFEMQRQAAALENGEEIVQETRHYQETDGSTAKGRPKETAEDYRYFNDPDLPPVIAPREWVEEIRATLPELPWVRRARIQKDWKLSDEEMRDLVNAGALDLIIATVEAGTTPDEARAWWVSYLMGKANDAGTELDALSITPAQVARVVALVREGKLTTKLARTAIDGVLAGEGDVDEVVASRGLEVVRDDAAIEAAVDEALAANPDIVEKYKAGNTKVTGAIVGAVMKATRGKADPKQVNQLIAAKLS, from the coding sequence ATGACTGCCGCGATGTATGACCTGATGGATTTTGATGAGGTCCTAGAGAAGTTCGATCCCGTCATGGGCCTAGAAGTCCACGTGGAGCTGGCCACGGAGACGAAGATGTTTTCCACCTCCTCGGCGCACTTCGGTGCCGAGCCCAATAGCAACGTGGACCCGGTCTCCCTGGGCCTGCCGGGCGCGCTGCCCGTGGTCAACGCCAAGGGTGTGGAGTGGGCCATCAAGATTGGGCTGGCGCTGAACTGCCAGATCGCGGAGTCGTCGCGCTTTGCACGGAAGAATTACTTCTACCCGGATCAGCCGAAGAATTACCAGATCTCCCAGTACGATGAGCCGATCGCGCATGACGGCTACCTGGACGTGGTGCTCGATGATGGCACTCCGTGGCGCGTGGAGATTGAGCGCGCCCACATGGAGGAAGATACCGGCAAGCTCACCCACATCGGTGGGGCTGATGGGCGCATCCAGGGGGCCACGCGCTCGCTGGTGGACTGCAACCGGGCGGGCATCCCGCTCATCGAGATTGTGACCAAGCCCATCGAGGGGGCCGGTGCGCGCGCCCCCGAGGTTGCTCGCGCCTACGTCACCGCCCTGCGCGAGCTGGTCAAGGCCCTGGGTGTCTCGGATGCCCGGATGGACCAGGGGTCCATGCGCGTGGACTCTAACCTGTCACTGCGGCCGGTGGGCACCACGGAATTTGGTACGCGTACGGAGACCAAGAACATCAACTCGCTGAAGTCCGTGGAGCAGGCGGTGCGCTTTGAAATGCAACGCCAGGCCGCCGCCCTGGAAAACGGCGAGGAGATCGTCCAGGAGACCCGCCACTACCAGGAGACGGACGGCTCGACGGCCAAGGGGCGCCCGAAGGAGACCGCCGAGGACTACCGCTACTTCAACGATCCGGACCTGCCGCCCGTCATCGCGCCGCGGGAATGGGTTGAGGAGATTCGCGCCACCTTGCCGGAGCTGCCCTGGGTGCGCCGCGCGCGCATCCAGAAGGACTGGAAGCTGTCCGATGAGGAGATGCGCGACCTGGTCAACGCCGGTGCCCTGGACCTCATCATCGCCACCGTGGAGGCCGGCACCACGCCGGATGAAGCTCGCGCCTGGTGGGTGTCCTACCTGATGGGTAAGGCCAATGATGCCGGAACCGAGCTCGACGCCCTGTCCATCACCCCGGCACAGGTTGCCCGCGTGGTGGCACTGGTGCGCGAGGGCAAGCTGACCACCAAGCTCGCCCGCACGGCTATCGACGGTGTCCTTGCAGGCGAAGGCGACGTCGACGAGGTTGTCGCCTCCCGCGGGCTGGAGGTCGTGCGCGACGACGCCGCCATCGAGGCCGCCGTGGACGAGGCGCTGGCCGCCAACCCGGACATCGTGGAGAAGTACAAGGCCGGCAACACCAAGGTCACCGGAGCCATCGTGGGCGCGGTGATGAAGGCCACCCGCGGCAAGGCGGACCCGAAGCAGGTCAACCAGCTCATTGCCGCGAAGCTAAGCTAG
- a CDS encoding YkvI family membrane protein yields MRRTISIALSFVGLLVGAGFATGQEVIQYFVSFGMPGLWGAVIAGVVFAIAGGVILGLGSYFLADEHNMVFRNISHPVMSKFLDISVTVTLFAIGFVMLAGAGSNFAQQFGWPTWVGAAIMTGIVMATGLLDVDKVSNIISSLTPLIIIAVLGVFFYTMFHLPSDTSQLSEIAQQADSPVKPWLLSALNYNGLALLLGVSMCLVIGGNHSDPRAALRGGLIGGIIYTCLLIMAAVVLYLNIADVVDDSVPMLSLYDSISPVLSFIMVWIIYAMIYNTAIGMFYALGRRLTSNNPKRYRPVFLSVCLVGFAISFLGFQTLMTYVYPAIGYVGIVMVAMLVWWWIKHRRTIAEEMDRRERILELTYAREHPDEEFTRSHARELEKHAEESNIHSEEIVATIEEEVATALVEDDSVDYTEEDMPESVQAAREEDSSRE; encoded by the coding sequence GTGAGAAGAACAATCTCCATCGCCCTATCTTTTGTGGGGCTGTTGGTTGGCGCCGGTTTTGCCACCGGCCAGGAAGTTATCCAATATTTCGTGTCCTTTGGCATGCCGGGCCTGTGGGGTGCGGTGATCGCAGGCGTAGTCTTTGCCATCGCCGGGGGAGTGATCCTGGGCCTGGGAAGCTATTTCCTTGCCGATGAACACAACATGGTCTTCAGGAATATCTCCCACCCGGTGATGTCCAAGTTCTTGGATATCAGCGTGACGGTGACGCTGTTTGCCATCGGCTTTGTCATGCTCGCCGGGGCGGGATCGAACTTTGCCCAACAATTCGGCTGGCCCACGTGGGTCGGCGCGGCAATCATGACCGGAATTGTCATGGCCACCGGCCTGCTGGATGTGGACAAGGTGTCCAACATCATCAGTTCGCTGACGCCGCTGATCATCATCGCCGTGCTGGGCGTGTTCTTCTACACCATGTTCCACCTGCCCAGCGATACCTCCCAGCTCTCCGAGATCGCCCAGCAGGCGGACTCTCCGGTCAAGCCCTGGCTGTTGTCCGCGCTGAACTACAACGGTCTGGCGCTGCTGCTGGGTGTGTCCATGTGCCTGGTCATCGGCGGCAATCACTCTGACCCGCGCGCGGCGCTGCGCGGCGGTCTTATCGGCGGAATTATTTACACCTGCCTACTCATCATGGCGGCGGTGGTGCTCTACCTCAATATCGCCGATGTGGTGGACGATTCCGTGCCCATGTTGTCCTTGTATGACTCCATTTCGCCGGTGTTGTCCTTCATCATGGTGTGGATCATTTACGCCATGATTTATAACACCGCCATTGGCATGTTTTATGCCTTGGGTCGCCGGCTGACGTCAAATAATCCCAAGCGCTATCGCCCGGTGTTCTTGAGTGTGTGCTTGGTCGGTTTTGCCATCAGCTTCCTGGGCTTCCAAACGCTGATGACGTACGTCTACCCGGCGATTGGCTACGTGGGCATTGTCATGGTGGCCATGCTGGTGTGGTGGTGGATCAAGCACCGCCGCACGATCGCCGAGGAGATGGATCGCCGCGAGCGCATCCTGGAGCTGACCTATGCGCGTGAGCACCCGGATGAGGAGTTCACCCGCAGTCATGCCCGGGAGCTGGAGAAGCACGCCGAGGAGTCCAACATTCACTCCGAGGAGATCGTGGCCACGATCGAAGAAGAGGTAGCCACCGCCCTGGTGGAGGATGATTCGGTGGACTACACCGAGGAGGACATGCCGGAGAGCGTGCAGGCCGCGCGCGAGGAAGACAGCTCGCGCGAATAA
- a CDS encoding YkvI family membrane protein, translated as MKRTISIALAFVGLMVGAGFATGQEVIQYFIAFGPWGFAGAVVSGILMAVTGAVILQLGSYFLAEEHFSVFRNVSHPIISRIMDWCVIVTLFCLGFVMLAGAGSNLEQQFGLKAWIGSAIMLVLVMATGFLDVDRVSNIIGAITPLVIVAVIFLFIYALLHLPENLEPLHELAESNDSPIPSWWLAALNYNGLCLLMGVSMCLVIGGTNSDLKSAWRGGLAGGAVFMIMLVMEFSALYLNIETVQGSDVPTLELFNSISPVLSFIMVWIIFGMIYNTAIGMFYALGRRLTASNPSRFHVVYLIGCLAGFAVSFVGFKTLLTAVFPILGYLGILLVGALVAWWIKSRVRITREAHRRERLRDLTYAREHPDEEFTHKDARELEKITDASHVEDERLAEQVHNEVVEELEADPEVDYEYKGDGTGSHRISH; from the coding sequence ATGAAGAGAACCATTTCCATTGCTCTGGCTTTCGTCGGCCTGATGGTCGGCGCCGGATTCGCCACCGGGCAGGAGGTGATTCAGTACTTCATCGCCTTCGGCCCGTGGGGATTTGCGGGGGCTGTGGTCTCCGGCATCCTCATGGCCGTGACCGGAGCGGTGATCCTGCAGCTGGGCAGCTATTTTCTGGCGGAAGAACACTTCTCCGTCTTCCGGAATGTGTCCCACCCGATTATCTCTAGGATCATGGACTGGTGCGTGATAGTCACCCTGTTCTGCCTGGGCTTTGTCATGCTCGCGGGGGCGGGGTCCAACCTGGAGCAGCAGTTCGGCCTCAAGGCGTGGATCGGCTCGGCGATCATGCTCGTGCTGGTCATGGCCACCGGATTCTTGGATGTTGATCGCGTGTCCAACATTATCGGTGCGATTACCCCGCTGGTGATCGTGGCGGTGATCTTCCTGTTCATCTACGCGCTGCTGCACCTGCCGGAGAACCTGGAGCCGCTGCACGAGCTGGCGGAGTCGAATGATTCGCCGATTCCCAGTTGGTGGCTGGCCGCCCTGAACTACAACGGCCTGTGCCTGCTCATGGGCGTGTCCATGTGCCTGGTCATCGGTGGCACGAACTCGGATCTGAAGTCCGCCTGGCGCGGCGGCCTGGCCGGCGGCGCGGTGTTCATGATCATGCTGGTCATGGAGTTTAGTGCCCTGTATCTCAACATTGAGACCGTCCAGGGCTCGGACGTGCCCACCCTGGAGCTGTTTAACTCCATCTCTCCGGTGCTGTCCTTCATCATGGTGTGGATCATCTTTGGCATGATCTACAACACGGCCATCGGCATGTTCTATGCGCTGGGTCGGCGGCTGACGGCCTCGAATCCCTCCCGCTTCCACGTGGTCTACCTGATCGGCTGCCTGGCCGGATTTGCGGTGAGCTTCGTGGGCTTTAAGACGCTGCTCACCGCCGTCTTCCCGATCCTGGGCTACCTGGGCATCCTGCTGGTCGGCGCCCTGGTGGCGTGGTGGATCAAGTCGCGGGTGCGCATCACCCGCGAGGCTCATCGCCGGGAGCGGCTGCGTGACCTGACCTATGCCCGCGAGCACCCGGATGAGGAGTTCACCCACAAGGATGCCAGGGAGTTAGAAAAGATCACCGACGCCTCCCACGTCGAGGATGAGCGCCTGGCCGAGCAGGTCCACAATGAGGTTGTTGAGGAGCTGGAGGCTGACCCCGAGGTGGACTACGAATACAAGGGTGATGGCACCGGCAGCCACCGCATCTCCCACTAG
- a CDS encoding response regulator transcription factor has protein sequence MRIILADDAVLIREGLAGLLASQGHEVVAQFSDAPSLTEALTTGPDCAADLLITDVRMPPGMADDGLSAALEVRAAQPHLPILVLSQYVAPAYARTLFSSPSAAGTGYLLKERVTDVREFLSSVDMVAGGGVVIDPTVASALVRASSGVETLTAREMEVLGLMARGASNAEIAAALVVTAAAVSKHVSAIFLKLGLPPHVDNRRVRAVLHYLSITGGTQAT, from the coding sequence ATGAGGATCATCCTTGCCGATGACGCGGTACTCATCCGCGAGGGCCTGGCCGGTCTACTGGCCAGCCAGGGCCACGAGGTGGTGGCCCAATTCTCTGACGCCCCCTCCCTCACGGAGGCGCTCACCACGGGCCCCGACTGCGCCGCCGACCTGCTCATCACCGACGTGCGCATGCCTCCCGGCATGGCCGACGACGGCCTGTCCGCGGCCCTTGAGGTACGCGCCGCCCAGCCGCACCTGCCCATCCTGGTGCTGTCCCAATACGTCGCCCCCGCCTACGCGCGCACCCTGTTTTCCTCCCCCAGCGCGGCCGGAACCGGCTACCTGCTCAAAGAGCGCGTCACCGACGTGCGCGAGTTCTTATCCTCGGTGGACATGGTCGCCGGCGGCGGGGTGGTCATTGACCCCACGGTGGCCTCCGCGCTGGTGCGCGCGAGCAGCGGCGTGGAAACGCTCACCGCCCGGGAGATGGAGGTGCTGGGCCTGATGGCCCGCGGGGCCTCAAACGCAGAGATCGCCGCGGCGCTGGTGGTCACCGCGGCTGCGGTGTCCAAGCACGTCTCGGCGATCTTTCTCAAGCTGGGCCTGCCGCCGCACGTGGACAACAGGCGGGTGCGCGCCGTGCTGCACTACCTGTCCATCACGGGCGGCACCCAGGCTACATAG
- a CDS encoding sensor histidine kinase, translating to MTLSSRRRARSRSAETATAARIAELTRSRRAVAEAYERERRRIERDLHDGAQQYFVAASLHLGQALLRPDADPAVATAADLIAQGLAALRHTVHGIMPRELEDLGLVAAIEDIADGLTSPVTVCCPNPLPLLDAPVLAAGYFFTAEALTNAARHAPGQPISVLVTADHALRISVVDAGPGGATLTPGGGLEGMAQRLAAFGGRLSLSSPAGGPTKVSGEIPLLLERGTSGIGGVA from the coding sequence ATGACGCTCTCCTCCCGCCGCCGGGCCCGCAGCCGCAGCGCCGAGACCGCCACCGCGGCCCGCATCGCGGAGCTGACCCGCTCACGGCGCGCCGTCGCCGAGGCCTATGAACGCGAGCGCCGCCGCATTGAACGCGATCTTCACGACGGCGCCCAGCAGTACTTCGTCGCCGCCTCCCTCCACCTGGGCCAGGCGCTGCTGCGCCCCGATGCGGATCCCGCCGTCGCCACGGCCGCGGATCTCATCGCCCAGGGCTTGGCCGCGCTGCGCCACACCGTCCACGGCATCATGCCCCGCGAATTGGAAGACCTTGGCCTGGTCGCCGCCATCGAGGACATCGCCGACGGCCTGACCAGCCCCGTCACCGTGTGCTGCCCGAACCCCCTGCCGCTTCTCGACGCCCCCGTCCTCGCCGCGGGCTACTTCTTCACCGCCGAAGCGCTCACCAACGCCGCGCGCCACGCGCCGGGGCAACCCATCAGCGTGCTCGTCACCGCGGATCATGCCCTGCGCATCTCCGTGGTGGACGCCGGTCCTGGCGGTGCCACGTTGACTCCCGGCGGAGGGCTCGAAGGCATGGCGCAACGGCTGGCCGCCTTCGGCGGGCGCCTGTCACTGTCCTCGCCTGCCGGCGGGCCGACTAAGGTCAGCGGGGAGATTCCCCTCCTGTTGGAGCGCGGCACGAGCGGCATTGGAGGTGTGGCATGA
- a CDS encoding ABC transporter ATP-binding protein, with protein sequence MEDMTATVTATGGPLVAEDITKDYGSGPVLGGVSLRIEQGELVAVMGPSGSGKSTLLHCLSGILVPTSGRVWLGEQEISALPDAQRSRSRLRNLGFVFQDGQLIPELSAVENVALPLQLDGTRRGLARRKAQEALDKLGLGELATRRPGQLSGGQMQRVAVARAIAGNPAIIFADEPTGALDQATGHEVMQLLTTVLHATGGTLVMVTHDRNVAGWCDRLVEIRDGIVHHDSAAAGQEA encoded by the coding sequence ATGGAAGACATGACAGCAACAGTAACTGCAACAGGCGGCCCGTTGGTGGCCGAAGATATCACCAAGGACTACGGTTCCGGACCCGTACTCGGAGGGGTGAGCCTGCGCATCGAGCAAGGCGAGCTCGTCGCCGTGATGGGGCCCTCCGGTTCCGGTAAATCTACCCTCCTGCACTGCCTGTCCGGCATCCTGGTGCCCACGTCCGGGCGCGTGTGGCTGGGTGAGCAGGAAATCAGCGCGCTGCCGGACGCGCAGCGCTCCCGGTCCCGGCTGCGCAACCTGGGCTTTGTCTTCCAAGATGGCCAGCTCATCCCGGAGCTTTCCGCCGTAGAAAATGTGGCCCTGCCGCTGCAGCTGGACGGCACCCGCCGCGGGCTGGCCCGGCGCAAGGCCCAGGAGGCGCTGGACAAGCTGGGCTTGGGGGAGCTGGCCACCCGCCGGCCCGGGCAGCTGTCCGGCGGGCAGATGCAGCGCGTGGCGGTCGCCCGGGCGATTGCCGGCAACCCGGCGATCATCTTTGCTGATGAGCCCACCGGAGCACTGGACCAGGCCACCGGGCACGAGGTCATGCAGCTGCTGACCACCGTGCTGCATGCCACCGGCGGCACCCTGGTGATGGTCACCCATGACCGCAACGTCGCCGGGTGGTGCGATCGGCTGGTAGAAATCCGCGACGGCATTGTCCACCACGACTCCGCCGCAGCCGGGCAGGAGGCCTGA